Proteins from a single region of Streptomyces spinoverrucosus:
- a CDS encoding endo-1,4-beta-xylanase, with protein sequence MRSTRWASLFTGVVALGALLVAAPAAPAAHAADPPLRDLAAAKSKIIGTAVTGGKLTGTYADIAGREFNSLTPGNAMKWESVEPSRGTYNWAEADRIVDFAEAHGQQVRGHTLVWHSQNPSWLTGGSWTPAQFSALVQDHITTEVGRYRGRVDAWDVVNEPFNEDGTYCQSFFYNHLGQDYIAQALTWARAADPAAKLYINDYNVEGVNAKSTALYNLVKSLKERGIPIDGVGLQAHFILGQVPSTLQQNIQRFADLGVDVAITELDIRMQVPATDAKLAQQAADYQATMNACLAVTRCTGVTVWGFTDSDSWIPDFFEGYGAATPYDENFAPKPAYYAIAQSLGGTGGGGGGDPTDGCTAAYRVVNQWSTGFTGEVKVSCAGASLSSWKVSWTYGAGQRITQAWNANCAQTGTTVNCSNASYNGAVPSGGSVTFGFNGSWSGSNPVPTVTLG encoded by the coding sequence ATGAGATCCACGCGCTGGGCGTCGCTGTTCACCGGTGTCGTCGCCCTCGGCGCCTTACTGGTCGCCGCCCCAGCCGCCCCAGCCGCGCACGCCGCCGACCCGCCCCTGCGCGACCTCGCCGCCGCCAAGAGCAAGATCATCGGCACGGCGGTCACCGGCGGCAAGCTCACCGGTACCTACGCCGACATCGCGGGCCGGGAGTTCAACTCCCTCACGCCCGGCAACGCCATGAAGTGGGAGTCGGTCGAGCCGAGCCGGGGCACGTACAACTGGGCCGAGGCCGACCGGATCGTCGACTTCGCCGAGGCCCACGGTCAGCAGGTACGCGGCCACACCCTGGTCTGGCACAGCCAGAACCCGAGCTGGCTGACGGGCGGATCCTGGACACCGGCCCAGTTCAGCGCCCTCGTCCAGGACCACATCACCACCGAGGTCGGCCGCTACCGGGGCCGCGTCGACGCCTGGGACGTGGTCAACGAGCCCTTCAACGAGGACGGCACCTACTGTCAGAGCTTCTTCTACAACCACCTCGGCCAGGACTACATCGCCCAGGCCCTGACCTGGGCCCGGGCCGCCGACCCGGCCGCCAAGCTGTACATCAACGACTACAACGTCGAGGGCGTCAACGCGAAGAGCACCGCTCTCTACAACCTGGTCAAGTCCCTGAAGGAACGCGGGATCCCGATCGACGGCGTCGGTCTGCAGGCCCACTTCATCCTCGGCCAGGTCCCGTCGACGCTCCAGCAGAACATCCAGCGTTTCGCCGACCTGGGGGTCGACGTGGCCATCACCGAGCTGGACATCCGGATGCAGGTTCCGGCCACCGACGCCAAGCTCGCCCAGCAGGCCGCCGACTACCAGGCCACGATGAACGCCTGCCTGGCGGTCACGCGCTGCACCGGCGTCACCGTATGGGGCTTCACCGACTCCGACTCCTGGATCCCGGACTTCTTCGAGGGGTACGGGGCGGCGACACCGTACGACGAGAACTTCGCGCCGAAACCGGCGTACTACGCGATCGCGCAGTCGCTGGGCGGCACCGGTGGGGGCGGCGGTGGTGACCCCACGGACGGCTGTACGGCGGCCTATCGCGTAGTGAACCAGTGGAGCACCGGTTTCACCGGCGAGGTGAAGGTCTCCTGCGCGGGCGCCTCGCTCTCGTCCTGGAAGGTGAGCTGGACGTACGGCGCGGGCCAGCGGATCACCCAGGCCTGGAACGCGAACTGCGCGCAGACCGGTACAACCGTCAACTGCTCCAACGCGTCCTACAACGGGGCGGTCCCGAGCGGAGGTTCGGTGACCTTCGGCTTCAACGGCTCCTGGAGCGGCAGCAATCCGGTACCGACGGTGACGCTGGGTTGA